A genomic region of Halobacteriovorax sp. JY17 contains the following coding sequences:
- a CDS encoding transporter substrate-binding domain-containing protein gives MESRANATLKSENIKNFSNNRQALLFLQRDRADYFVTELNIGKEEAKNYSDIYNVGTVEKIDIYTYLHKKHIGLIHRIEQGIKSLKKSGRLKEIEQKHKKSVK, from the coding sequence ATTGAGTCTAGAGCAAATGCAACACTGAAAAGCGAAAATATTAAAAATTTTTCTAATAATAGACAGGCCTTACTTTTTCTTCAACGAGATCGAGCAGATTACTTTGTAACAGAACTTAACATAGGAAAAGAAGAAGCAAAGAATTATTCAGATATATACAATGTTGGTACTGTAGAAAAAATTGATATTTATACTTATCTACACAAGAAACATATAGGCCTCATTCACAGAATTGAACAAGGAATCAAATCACTCAAAAAAAGCGGTAGATTAAAGGAAATTGAGCAAAAGCATAAAAAATCAGTGAAGTAG